DNA from Sphingobacteriales bacterium:
AAAATGGTATAAATGGCTAAAAAAACAACTCACTTAAGAGAAATAAATGAAAAAAACACTTCCCGGAAAAACTGTTGAGAGATTAAGTTTATACCGAAGGGCTCTTATCAGCAGGGTTAAAAAGGAATACATTTATTCACACGAAATTGCTGATTTACTTCATTTTACGCCTGTTCAGGTCAGAAGAGACCTCATGCTGATGAAATATTCAGGAAGTTCCGGTAAAGGTTATCAGGTAAAAGACCTGATCCATTCAATAGGAAAAGTGATTGATCCACCGGAAACCAGATATGCTGCTGTGGTAGGAATGGGAAATCTCGGCAGAGCAATAGCCCGGCATCTGGCAAACAAGCGGGAATTTATTAAAGTTCTTGCCAGCTTTGATATTGACAAAGAAAAAATCTCCAAATGTTCATCAGGAGTCAGGTGTTACCATCTGGACGAGTTTGAGGCAGTGGTTCGACAGTTCGAAATTTCAATAGGAATCATCACCACTCCTCCTGAGGCAGCAGTAGAAATAAAAAATCTGATGGTGAAATCGGGGATAAAAGGAATTTTAAACCTCACTTCCACTCTTCTGGATGTACCTGAAAATGTTTATCTTGAAGAATATGACATCGTAACCTCTCTGGAAAAGATTGCATATTTTACCAAATAACATAAAAAGGTATCCATTGGCAGATTTACGGAATTACTAAGAGTGAATGGAATTGTTTTTGCAAATTGTGGATAATGTGAAAAAAAATTTTCAAACTGTTTAAAGATAAATTAACTTTGCAAAATAAAATTAACAGCTACTTAATGAAGAAATTCTACATAATCCTAACATTGGCATTCATCATCAGCATTTCAGCCCATGCCCAGAAACGTAATGTGGGTAAAATTAATGCCAAATATGATTCCATGACTGTAACAGGTTATCCTTCTGATTTTGAAATTATTACGCACAATAAGGTTTATAATACCAGTGGATACAGTCAAACATACAGATGGGTGGTTGTATCTTCCAATATTCCTTCATCGTGGACTTTTGCAATATGCGATGTAAACAACTGCTACGCCAATACTGACAGTCAGGAATTCACACTGGCTGCAGGAGACTCCGGTCTTTTTCAGGTTCATTTTTACCCGGGTGGTAATACCGGAACAGGAACAGTTGTCGTTTACATTTATCCTGTAGGGGAATATTCAAACGGTATTTCACTTTATTCCAAAGGCACTATTGTTCCAAACAGTATCAATAACAACAGCTCTGTCAGGATTGATTTCAGCATGTATCCCAATCCTGTTAAAGATTATCTTGACATCAGATTTACCAGAAAAGGGAATCATTCCATTGAGATTTACAATATCCTGGGAAGGCGGATTTTAAAGAAAGATATTTACAATTCCGACAGGATGAGAATTTCCTTTGAGAATCTGCAAAACGGCATGTATGTCGTCATGTACCGTGCTGAAAACGGAAAGGTTATCACCAAAACCATTTCCAAAGAATAATCTTTTTTTCCTGCTAAAGTTTCGGTTTGTACTGAGACAGATTTAAAATCTTATTGTAATCTTTTTCTGCAAGAAAATCAATTAAATTCACATCCGGGTATTTTTTCAGGTAGTTTTCGATAATACGGTATCCAACCCATGCTGCAATACGTGGCGGACATTCCTGAGGAAATTTATAGGCATTTGTAAATGGGGCATCATCAAGATAGCGGCTGATTTTATAGGTTTCTGTTTCAAATAGCACCTTATTCTCCACCAGCTGGTGCCAAATCTGCCCTTCATATTTTTCTGCCCAGTCCAATTGTTTTTCTGAATATTTATGAATAA
Protein-coding regions in this window:
- a CDS encoding T9SS type A sorting domain-containing protein, which encodes MKKFYIILTLAFIISISAHAQKRNVGKINAKYDSMTVTGYPSDFEIITHNKVYNTSGYSQTYRWVVVSSNIPSSWTFAICDVNNCYANTDSQEFTLAAGDSGLFQVHFYPGGNTGTGTVVVYIYPVGEYSNGISLYSKGTIVPNSINNNSSVRIDFSMYPNPVKDYLDIRFTRKGNHSIEIYNILGRRILKKDIYNSDRMRISFENLQNGMYVVMYRAENGKVITKTISKE
- a CDS encoding redox-sensing transcriptional repressor Rex, coding for MKKTLPGKTVERLSLYRRALISRVKKEYIYSHEIADLLHFTPVQVRRDLMLMKYSGSSGKGYQVKDLIHSIGKVIDPPETRYAAVVGMGNLGRAIARHLANKREFIKVLASFDIDKEKISKCSSGVRCYHLDEFEAVVRQFEISIGIITTPPEAAVEIKNLMVKSGIKGILNLTSTLLDVPENVYLEEYDIVTSLEKIAYFTK